In one window of Bifidobacterium sp. WK041_4_12 DNA:
- a CDS encoding aspartate aminotransferase family protein: MNHNTLSRQATAAIYDQAYEEWNPSRVDIFRKYGLEIVLGPRHGYEFEDLASGRTIINMHINGGVFNLGHCNPEVRQALIEGSEQYDAGNHYFPSRVKMDFVEALLKISPDYMRYVNVNTGGGESIDSAIKFARHATGRKRVITVHGCFHGATGFAMQAGSQDFAAFFNSKPDPDEFSQVDYDDLNQLEEILRLNDTACVLLESLPATAGFPIPHEGYFKAVTELAHRYGALYIADEVQTGLMRSGTMWCSVGYGAQPDMIVTGKGLSGGYYPISAVIMNDRAGQWLKDDGFAQTTSFSTSELGCYVGSKVLEITSRDSTRSNVHQLSELFAKRLQDIQSRHRFLADVRQRGVIMGLVTTHPEGSSALMAALYRNGVWAMRANFDQRVLQFKAGLLMNDDMANKVLDALDVSLSQAAAMLGVQD; encoded by the coding sequence ATGAATCACAATACCCTTTCCAGGCAGGCAACCGCTGCCATCTATGACCAGGCTTATGAGGAATGGAATCCCTCACGAGTGGATATATTTCGTAAGTATGGGCTTGAGATTGTGCTCGGACCGCGGCACGGATACGAATTTGAAGACCTCGCATCCGGTCGCACGATCATCAACATGCACATCAACGGGGGAGTCTTCAACCTAGGTCACTGCAATCCTGAGGTTCGTCAAGCCCTTATCGAAGGATCGGAACAGTATGATGCGGGAAATCATTATTTCCCCTCCCGCGTCAAAATGGATTTCGTAGAAGCCCTTCTGAAGATCTCTCCCGATTACATGCGCTATGTGAATGTCAATACAGGCGGTGGCGAATCCATTGATTCAGCCATCAAGTTTGCGCGTCATGCCACGGGCCGCAAGCGGGTCATCACCGTGCACGGATGCTTCCACGGAGCAACGGGGTTTGCCATGCAGGCAGGGTCTCAGGATTTTGCAGCATTCTTCAATTCGAAGCCGGACCCGGACGAGTTCAGCCAGGTAGATTATGACGATCTCAACCAGCTTGAAGAGATACTGCGCCTGAACGACACCGCCTGCGTGCTGTTGGAGAGCCTGCCCGCCACAGCGGGCTTCCCCATTCCCCATGAAGGCTACTTCAAGGCCGTCACCGAACTGGCTCATCGCTATGGAGCGCTGTATATCGCGGATGAAGTGCAGACCGGTCTCATGCGCAGCGGCACGATGTGGTGTTCCGTCGGATACGGTGCTCAACCGGACATGATCGTTACTGGCAAAGGTCTATCAGGGGGGTATTACCCCATAAGCGCAGTTATTATGAATGACCGCGCCGGACAATGGCTGAAGGATGACGGCTTCGCACAGACCACCTCGTTCAGCACTTCCGAGCTCGGCTGCTATGTAGGAAGCAAAGTTCTTGAAATCACCTCACGAGATTCCACGAGAAGCAACGTGCATCAGTTGAGCGAACTGTTCGCGAAGCGTTTGCAAGACATTCAGTCTCGTCATCGTTTTCTTGCAGATGTGCGGCAGCGTGGCGTGATCATGGGGCTTGTCACTACCCATCCTGAAGGTTCGAGCGCACTGATGGCCGCGCTCTACCGCAATGGGGTGTGGGCAATGCGAGCCAACTTTGATCAGCGGGTGCTGCAGTTCAAGGCAGGTTTGCTGATGAACGATGACATGGCCAACAAGGTGCTCGATGCGTTGGATGTGTCACTGAGTCAGGCCGCTGCCATGCTCGGCGTGCAGGACTGA
- a CDS encoding phosphotransferase enzyme family protein has protein sequence MISAAQLHFNELPLERQKAHFFDVASRALSRWGYDAQSCDIKLLNLTENATFRIDCHANGTAHDSRFVMRVHRLDYAQRDSIQVELQWIEELRKATQLRLATPIPGLDGNCIQCIDCPDIAAQRNVVCFTFVTGKAPRDSTDDTESLSTLMLRLASIPESVTIPLTRAAAMLYDSIGTRGKFNLTTKLEGNATTLSPQDEQLYHSIGAVAAILRRDSLTWTATHRESIAHRIEWNWSATFGEQWNNYYGSHYWDIDSTLSRHDIEAIDRCRDLMKQRLEAFGTSPERYGLIHSDLRPANLLDDDGDLAVLDFDDCGMGWYMTDIAGIVGFMEHRPDLPAVLNAIVRGYRTVFPLDEQEEREIPTFIMIRRIGLFESLLYHMTNADPGSNEATSITPELVAFVGKGTAILARKYVRHYR, from the coding sequence ATGATATCGGCAGCACAACTGCATTTCAACGAACTGCCATTGGAGCGTCAGAAGGCTCATTTCTTCGACGTCGCCTCCCGAGCGTTGTCTCGTTGGGGATACGACGCGCAATCATGTGATATCAAGCTCCTCAACCTCACCGAGAACGCCACATTTCGGATCGACTGTCATGCTAACGGGACAGCGCATGACTCTCGCTTCGTCATGCGTGTACATCGCCTGGACTACGCGCAACGCGACTCAATACAGGTAGAGCTCCAATGGATTGAAGAACTTCGCAAGGCTACTCAGCTGCGCCTTGCCACTCCGATTCCCGGACTTGACGGCAATTGCATACAATGCATCGACTGCCCAGACATCGCTGCTCAGCGCAACGTGGTCTGCTTCACGTTCGTGACGGGAAAGGCACCACGCGATTCTACGGATGACACAGAATCACTCAGCACCTTGATGCTCAGACTCGCATCGATACCTGAATCGGTGACTATTCCGCTCACTCGGGCCGCCGCCATGCTGTACGACAGCATCGGCACACGAGGGAAATTCAACCTTACGACGAAGCTTGAGGGCAATGCAACGACCCTGTCACCGCAGGATGAACAGTTATATCACTCCATTGGTGCAGTCGCAGCGATTCTACGTCGTGATTCCCTGACATGGACCGCGACCCATCGTGAAAGCATCGCACACCGCATCGAATGGAACTGGAGCGCAACCTTCGGAGAACAGTGGAACAACTACTATGGAAGCCATTACTGGGACATTGACAGCACGCTCAGTAGACACGATATAGAAGCGATTGACCGCTGCCGCGATCTTATGAAGCAGCGGCTGGAAGCTTTTGGCACATCGCCCGAACGCTATGGCCTCATCCATAGCGATCTGCGTCCCGCAAACCTGCTCGACGACGACGGCGATCTCGCAGTATTGGATTTTGACGACTGTGGCATGGGATGGTACATGACAGACATTGCCGGCATTGTCGGATTCATGGAACATCGACCCGATCTGCCTGCCGTGTTGAATGCGATCGTGAGAGGATACCGCACCGTATTCCCGCTTGACGAGCAGGAGGAGCGCGAAATTCCTACCTTCATCATGATCCGTAGAATCGGTCTGTTTGAATCATTGCTGTATCACATGACCAATGCGGATCCAGGGAGCAACGAGGCGACTTCCATCACACCAGAGCTTGTCGCATTCGTTGGCAAGGGCACCGCAATACTGGCTAGAAAATACGTGCGACACTACCGTTGA
- a CDS encoding MarR family winged helix-turn-helix transcriptional regulator, with translation MTHMDPFNEFEILDDPRQLPRYMYICSKEIIKAYTPHLEPLNLTYTQYLTMIALWDAHDGGSDNGNGSRGSGAPNVKELGATLYLDSGTLTPLLKKLEAQGFITRLRSKVDERNVNVELTDKGLALRAKTIGISGQILARVGLTQSEAVALFRLLRKSLKNLSD, from the coding sequence ATGACGCACATGGACCCCTTCAACGAATTCGAGATTCTCGATGATCCACGGCAACTGCCTCGCTACATGTATATCTGCTCAAAAGAAATCATCAAGGCGTATACCCCTCACCTTGAACCACTGAATCTCACATATACGCAATACCTCACCATGATCGCACTGTGGGACGCACACGACGGGGGAAGCGACAATGGCAACGGAAGCAGAGGAAGCGGAGCTCCAAACGTGAAGGAGCTTGGAGCAACCCTTTACCTCGACTCGGGAACGCTTACTCCTTTGCTCAAGAAGCTCGAAGCACAGGGATTCATCACTCGTCTGCGGTCAAAGGTTGACGAGCGTAACGTCAACGTCGAACTGACCGACAAAGGCTTGGCGCTCCGTGCCAAAACAATAGGTATCTCAGGCCAGATTCTCGCAAGGGTGGGTCTGACTCAGAGCGAAGCCGTGGCTCTCTTCCGATTGCTGCGCAAGTCGCTGAAGAATCTTTCCGATTAA
- a CDS encoding MFS transporter, with the protein MTSRAYETGIDSDPSTAAMSHNATTHNATTHDAATASDTPIYAVSPYRWVVLIAAIPMFAITQMFWLTFSTISPQATVFYHTTPLAIASLSMSYMVAYIVFSLPASMLCDRKGIRACFTLAAVLTSVFAMTRGLLFWSFPMVVISQLGLAIAQPFVMNPLTKLAANWFPVNQRATVTGIGSVAGYVGIAVATATTPALYQAMGMGGMLKSMGYVAILCSLLLVVLMKEEPKVPAGPKAQRNGHFSLRDAMALRQNHDYVLLLVTVMIALGVFNALLTAISDMFVSHGIDSDQSGIIGTSIILAGIIGGVVLPLASDRTGHRKTFIVVSMAIAIVAIAGLSYASAYPVLVICGAFAGFFIMGAGPLIFEYGTEIAYPIPESTSYGLLMGSGQVTGILFILLMYGLQLPNKSMVIPLSAMIALMIIAAFAAVRVRESTLLTDNR; encoded by the coding sequence ATGACATCCAGAGCATATGAAACTGGCATTGACTCCGATCCGTCGACGGCCGCAATGTCTCATAATGCAACGACTCATAATGCAACGACTCATGATGCGGCGACCGCATCGGACACACCAATCTACGCGGTTTCACCGTATCGATGGGTTGTTCTGATCGCCGCAATACCGATGTTTGCCATCACACAGATGTTTTGGCTCACCTTCTCAACCATTTCCCCTCAGGCAACAGTCTTTTATCACACCACTCCCCTAGCCATTGCCTCACTATCGATGAGCTACATGGTAGCCTACATAGTGTTCTCCCTGCCGGCATCAATGCTGTGCGACCGAAAGGGCATCCGTGCATGCTTCACCCTGGCCGCCGTGTTGACATCGGTCTTCGCCATGACTCGCGGACTCCTATTTTGGAGCTTCCCGATGGTAGTCATCAGCCAATTAGGTTTGGCCATCGCCCAGCCATTCGTCATGAATCCCTTGACGAAGCTGGCCGCAAACTGGTTCCCTGTAAATCAGCGAGCCACGGTAACCGGCATCGGTTCCGTCGCAGGCTATGTGGGCATCGCCGTGGCAACCGCCACGACCCCAGCGCTGTATCAGGCAATGGGCATGGGAGGCATGCTCAAATCCATGGGGTACGTAGCCATACTATGTTCGCTGCTGCTCGTCGTGCTGATGAAGGAAGAGCCTAAGGTGCCTGCAGGCCCGAAGGCGCAACGCAACGGTCATTTTTCCCTTCGTGATGCCATGGCATTGCGACAAAACCACGACTACGTGCTGCTCCTTGTCACGGTCATGATCGCACTTGGGGTTTTCAACGCATTGCTTACCGCGATATCCGACATGTTCGTGTCGCATGGCATAGACAGCGATCAAAGTGGCATCATCGGCACGTCCATCATACTTGCAGGAATCATAGGTGGTGTGGTGCTTCCACTCGCCAGTGACCGAACGGGACACCGCAAGACGTTCATTGTGGTTTCAATGGCGATTGCAATTGTCGCCATCGCTGGGCTGTCCTATGCAAGCGCATATCCAGTGCTGGTGATTTGCGGCGCATTCGCTGGATTCTTCATCATGGGCGCAGGGCCGCTGATCTTTGAATACGGCACTGAGATCGCCTACCCGATACCAGAGAGCACATCATATGGTTTGCTCATGGGCTCCGGCCAAGTGACGGGCATTCTCTTCATTCTGCTGATGTATGGCCTTCAACTGCCGAACAAGTCGATGGTCATTCCACTGAGTGCGATGATCGCCCTGATGATTATTGCAGCTTTCGCCGCTGTGAGAGTTCGTGAATCGACATTGTTAACAGACAACCGTTAA
- a CDS encoding ATP-binding cassette domain-containing protein: MNRRDILIEHATTNNLKDITVTIPKHKITAVTGVSGSGKSSLVFSTLAAQSQRSVNASYSAYVQQLLPKYPAPSVGRMEHVPFSLVVGQKPIGGNARSTVGTYSDLYTSLRLLFSRMAKPFIGYSMAYSFNTPSGMCPKCQGLGFVRDIAPESLLDMSMSLNQGAVRFPTFQPGGWRLTRYTESGFFNNDVPLKDWSAASLELLLHGKKQKPVHPSAQWHSSASYEGLIPRIEKTIEKSMTNRDSHAYEKDIARISQIGTCPACKGSRLNDKARSSKIEGTSITDCSSMSIQGLLDWANRLNAGSSKVIVGAMTAKLANLIEVGLGYLSLDRTTTTLSGGETQRLKLANFLNSPLNDILYIFDEPSIGLHPHDLSGVAQIFQGLRDKGNTLVMVDHDPDLIKIADHIIDLGPEGGKNGGTVTMQGSYAELLSSNTKTGQALRNPGMLSQQTAPSNEFITITNVTKHNLDNVTARLPKRRLTVVTGVAGSGKSTLIAEGLLRQHHGIMLDQKPVHATNRSNLLTYLGVFDMLRDDFASATHKEPSMFSYNGKGGCPVCKGKGMITLDIAYLGETSTRCEECDGVRYSKQALQYRDRGLNIAQALALTAQEAQRLYPKSLGSAMRHLQEVGLPYLSIGQSLNTLSGGELQRLKLAKLLMNETTDLLVLDEPTSGLHESNIQQIIDLLKVIIDKRGITVVVIEHNLRFIGQADWIIDVGPGAGKQGGRILSEGPVQQLIADGHSFTAEALRAYYRNEPHAASSRAMVALS; this comes from the coding sequence ATGAATCGTCGTGACATTCTGATCGAACATGCGACCACCAACAATCTTAAGGATATTACGGTAACAATTCCCAAGCATAAGATCACGGCAGTCACTGGCGTCTCTGGTTCCGGCAAGTCCTCGCTTGTCTTCTCGACACTTGCTGCGCAGTCTCAACGAAGCGTGAACGCGTCATACAGCGCGTACGTTCAGCAGCTATTGCCGAAGTATCCGGCTCCCTCGGTTGGTCGCATGGAACATGTGCCTTTCTCCTTGGTGGTCGGACAAAAACCCATAGGTGGCAACGCACGTTCTACCGTCGGGACCTACAGCGATCTCTATACCTCACTGCGTCTTCTTTTCTCGAGGATGGCCAAGCCTTTCATCGGTTATTCGATGGCATACTCTTTCAACACTCCATCGGGCATGTGCCCCAAGTGTCAGGGACTGGGATTCGTCAGAGATATTGCTCCCGAGTCGCTTCTTGACATGTCGATGTCGTTGAATCAGGGTGCTGTGCGATTTCCTACATTCCAGCCTGGTGGTTGGAGACTGACGAGATATACGGAATCTGGATTTTTCAACAATGATGTGCCACTCAAAGACTGGTCTGCTGCCTCGTTGGAATTGCTGCTGCACGGAAAAAAGCAGAAGCCTGTGCATCCTTCGGCGCAATGGCATAGCAGCGCGAGCTATGAAGGTCTTATTCCGCGAATTGAAAAAACAATTGAAAAATCAATGACGAATCGTGACTCACACGCTTATGAGAAGGACATTGCACGGATTTCGCAGATCGGAACTTGTCCAGCCTGTAAAGGAAGCCGTCTGAACGACAAGGCTAGGTCTTCGAAAATTGAGGGGACAAGCATCACTGATTGCAGCTCAATGAGCATACAGGGGCTACTTGACTGGGCAAATCGTCTGAATGCAGGTTCTTCGAAGGTGATAGTCGGTGCGATGACTGCAAAGCTTGCCAACCTGATAGAAGTCGGTCTGGGATATCTCAGCCTTGATAGAACGACTACGACGCTTTCAGGCGGTGAGACTCAACGACTCAAGTTGGCCAATTTTCTGAACAGTCCATTGAATGACATCCTGTATATCTTCGATGAGCCGAGCATCGGCCTTCACCCACACGACCTATCGGGTGTCGCTCAAATTTTTCAGGGCCTTCGAGATAAAGGAAACACGCTGGTTATGGTGGATCACGATCCGGACCTCATCAAGATTGCTGACCATATCATCGATCTAGGGCCGGAAGGTGGAAAGAACGGCGGAACAGTAACTATGCAAGGCAGCTATGCAGAACTGTTGTCCAGCAACACGAAAACTGGCCAAGCATTGAGGAACCCTGGGATGCTGTCGCAGCAGACAGCCCCCAGCAATGAATTTATAACGATTACGAATGTCACGAAGCATAATCTCGATAATGTGACGGCAAGATTGCCGAAGCGCAGACTCACGGTCGTCACTGGAGTCGCTGGATCAGGGAAAAGCACGCTCATCGCAGAAGGATTGCTCAGACAGCATCACGGCATCATGCTCGACCAGAAACCCGTGCATGCAACCAATCGTTCGAATTTGCTAACATATCTTGGTGTCTTTGACATGCTGCGTGATGATTTTGCGTCAGCAACGCATAAGGAACCATCGATGTTCTCATACAATGGGAAAGGTGGGTGCCCTGTATGCAAAGGCAAGGGGATGATAACGCTTGATATTGCATATCTTGGTGAGACTTCGACACGATGCGAAGAATGTGACGGAGTTCGATATTCCAAACAGGCCTTGCAATATCGTGATCGTGGCCTCAACATAGCTCAAGCACTTGCCTTGACTGCGCAAGAGGCTCAGCGCCTCTATCCGAAATCGCTGGGTTCGGCCATGCGACACTTGCAGGAAGTCGGCTTGCCATATCTGTCGATCGGACAGTCGCTCAACACGCTTTCAGGAGGGGAACTTCAACGTCTTAAACTGGCCAAGCTCCTGATGAACGAGACAACGGATCTATTGGTTCTGGACGAGCCGACAAGTGGTTTGCATGAATCGAACATCCAGCAGATCATCGACCTGCTCAAGGTAATCATCGACAAACGTGGTATCACCGTAGTCGTTATCGAGCACAATCTGAGATTCATTGGACAGGCCGACTGGATTATCGATGTTGGGCCCGGTGCAGGGAAGCAGGGAGGGCGCATTCTCTCGGAAGGGCCGGTACAGCAGCTAATCGCGGACGGGCATTCCTTCACGGCTGAAGCGCTTCGAGCCTATTACAGGAATGAGCCGCACGCAGCATCGTCCCGCGCAATGGTTGCACTGTCATGA
- a CDS encoding MarR family winged helix-turn-helix transcriptional regulator — protein MNPQRVTWLQYDILFALRDDPFLPSVLSRRLGIARSKLSKNLGVLKALGYVEQMPGSDDRRELQTTLSKLGQTFMHEVDQQHQELVDVARSVWSESEQSQFEVLSQKLIDALRKDRVAQ, from the coding sequence GTGAATCCGCAGCGGGTCACGTGGCTGCAATATGACATCTTGTTCGCATTGCGAGATGATCCATTCCTGCCCTCTGTGCTCAGCAGACGCTTAGGCATTGCGCGTTCGAAGCTTTCGAAGAATCTCGGTGTGCTGAAAGCGTTGGGCTATGTCGAGCAGATGCCGGGCTCGGATGATAGAAGAGAGCTGCAGACGACCTTATCCAAGCTCGGCCAAACATTTATGCACGAGGTTGATCAGCAGCATCAAGAGCTTGTGGATGTTGCACGATCTGTTTGGTCGGAGAGTGAGCAGTCTCAGTTTGAAGTTCTGTCGCAGAAGCTGATCGATGCGCTTCGCAAGGACAGGGTTGCTCAATGA
- the asnB gene encoding asparagine synthase (glutamine-hydrolyzing) → MCGIAGFVSDAPEDVKRRVLKDMTDIIAHRGPDSEGHLVDAHAALGFRRLSIIDLRGGDQPIYNEDRTMAITFNGEIYNFEELRKQLIELGHDFTTKSDTEVILHGYEQWGTGVLNKLRGMFAFVIWNSVTKELFGARDQFGIKPFYYAMMGDTFMYASEIKSMLQHPDFVKTFNADALKPYMTFQYSPLDETFFKGVFKLKEGHYFTYKNHKLDIHEYWDPAFGETKQHLDDLVESVDETVKDSVRHHLIADVEVGSFLSSGVDSSYVTALAKPEHTYSIGFGKDTYNESTQAKDLAKLLDVDNTSATVKEDEAFAYFPQIQWYMDEPDSNPSCIPLFFLARMASRDLSVVLSGEGADELFGGYLGYGVHTRSKLIKVITRILAHLPSGVRQGIAQWCKGKSFHGAWHLYANLSQAENSFIGQARVFNEKESEQLLKPEYRNGPSVRSIVSRIYDRIKGKHLSEIKKKQYLDLHQWMPGDILLKADKLTMASSLELRVPLLDMELMKVAEKVPTKYLINDENTKYAFRLAAARHIPKEWYDREKLGFPVPIKKWLREERCYLHVRSMFTKDFVPQFFDQQALLTMIDDNYANRVDARRKIWTIYTFLVWYDIYFIHDGLKPVPQSIATAA, encoded by the coding sequence ATGTGTGGGATAGCTGGATTCGTCAGCGATGCACCAGAAGACGTCAAGAGACGCGTACTCAAGGACATGACAGACATCATTGCTCATCGTGGACCTGATTCGGAAGGACATCTCGTTGATGCGCATGCGGCACTCGGGTTCAGGCGTCTGAGCATCATCGACCTCCGGGGCGGCGATCAACCGATCTATAACGAAGACCGCACCATGGCGATCACTTTCAATGGCGAGATCTACAACTTTGAAGAGCTTCGCAAGCAGCTCATCGAGCTTGGACATGATTTCACGACAAAGTCAGATACCGAGGTCATTCTCCACGGCTATGAGCAGTGGGGAACTGGAGTGCTGAACAAGTTGCGCGGCATGTTTGCCTTCGTAATCTGGAATAGCGTAACCAAGGAACTCTTTGGTGCACGAGATCAATTTGGCATCAAGCCATTCTACTATGCAATGATGGGCGATACCTTCATGTACGCCTCCGAAATCAAAAGCATGCTGCAGCATCCTGACTTCGTCAAGACTTTCAATGCCGACGCTCTCAAGCCATACATGACCTTCCAGTATTCGCCGCTTGACGAAACCTTCTTCAAAGGCGTGTTCAAGCTGAAGGAAGGACATTATTTCACTTACAAGAACCACAAGCTCGACATTCACGAGTACTGGGATCCTGCCTTTGGCGAGACCAAGCAGCATCTTGACGATCTGGTGGAGTCCGTTGATGAAACCGTCAAAGATTCTGTCCGACATCACCTGATCGCCGATGTAGAGGTCGGCTCGTTCCTTTCAAGCGGCGTGGATTCCAGCTATGTCACAGCTCTGGCAAAGCCTGAACACACGTATTCAATCGGCTTTGGCAAAGATACATACAATGAGTCCACGCAGGCCAAGGATCTTGCGAAGCTGCTCGATGTCGACAACACCTCGGCAACCGTTAAGGAAGACGAAGCATTCGCATACTTTCCGCAGATCCAATGGTATATGGATGAACCGGATTCGAATCCTTCATGCATCCCACTGTTCTTCCTGGCGAGAATGGCATCACGTGATCTGAGCGTCGTCCTGAGCGGTGAGGGCGCGGACGAGCTGTTCGGAGGATATCTTGGCTACGGCGTGCATACCAGGTCGAAGCTCATCAAGGTCATTACCCGCATCCTCGCCCATCTGCCATCCGGCGTGAGGCAGGGTATCGCGCAATGGTGCAAGGGCAAGTCATTCCATGGGGCATGGCACCTCTACGCAAACCTCTCTCAGGCCGAAAACTCCTTCATCGGACAGGCCAGGGTATTCAACGAGAAAGAGTCGGAGCAGCTGCTCAAGCCTGAATATCGGAATGGCCCTAGCGTCCGCTCAATCGTGTCGCGCATCTATGATCGAATCAAGGGGAAGCATCTGTCCGAGATCAAGAAGAAGCAGTATCTTGATCTTCATCAGTGGATGCCTGGTGACATCCTGCTCAAGGCCGACAAGCTCACCATGGCCAGCTCTCTCGAGCTTCGCGTGCCCCTGCTTGACATGGAACTCATGAAAGTCGCGGAAAAGGTTCCAACCAAGTATCTTATCAACGATGAGAACACGAAATATGCCTTCCGTCTCGCCGCAGCACGCCATATACCCAAAGAATGGTATGATCGCGAGAAACTGGGCTTCCCTGTTCCAATCAAGAAGTGGCTGCGCGAAGAACGCTGCTACCTTCACGTTCGTTCCATGTTCACGAAGGACTTTGTGCCCCAATTCTTCGACCAGCAAGCATTGCTCACCATGATTGATGACAATTATGCAAACCGTGTCGATGCAAGGCGAAAGATCTGGACCATCTATACCTTCCTTGTTTGGTATGACATCTATTTCATCCACGATGGTCTCAAACCAGTTCCCCAGTCGATAGCAACAGCCGCTTGA
- a CDS encoding NADPH-dependent F420 reductase, whose amino-acid sequence MNMEHRISILGYGHAGASIAATLEKAGNAITVGLRNPGKLDGAVSIEEAIKASDIVIVALPYDAGYEVARQYSSELAGKIVIDMMNPLKADLSGFNTFNGNSGAEHVQQLLEDSTIIETFNHADAPVLANPRGALQFVVGNDASSVDTVVAIVKDAGFDAQGITDLSKTRELEAFAYFWIYFTAMQRKNMDLHLKLV is encoded by the coding sequence ATGAATATGGAACATCGCATAAGTATTCTTGGATATGGTCATGCAGGAGCAAGCATCGCCGCCACCCTTGAGAAGGCGGGCAATGCCATAACCGTCGGGCTTCGTAATCCTGGCAAGCTGGACGGCGCAGTTTCTATTGAAGAAGCCATCAAAGCCAGCGACATCGTCATCGTCGCACTTCCCTATGATGCAGGATATGAAGTGGCACGGCAATATTCCAGCGAGTTGGCAGGCAAGATCGTCATCGATATGATGAATCCACTGAAGGCCGATCTTTCAGGATTCAATACATTCAACGGCAATTCGGGAGCTGAGCATGTACAGCAGCTTCTTGAGGATTCAACAATCATTGAGACCTTTAACCATGCTGATGCCCCAGTGCTGGCAAACCCTCGTGGCGCACTGCAGTTCGTAGTCGGCAATGATGCTTCGTCTGTCGATACGGTTGTCGCCATCGTGAAGGATGCGGGCTTTGATGCCCAAGGCATCACAGATTTAAGCAAGACGCGAGAGTTGGAAGCATTCGCCTATTTCTGGATATACTTCACCGCGATGCAGAGGAAGAACATGGATTTGCATCTCAAGCTTGTCTGA